In one Oculatellaceae cyanobacterium genomic region, the following are encoded:
- a CDS encoding glycoside hydrolase family 104 protein, whose protein sequence is MNLRLISLERLRFWGVLFLGLLLLPLSSEAVLSADVKVLRVKAFLDTIAWAETGTVAKKGYHILVFNGKFSNFSKHPKIKQCASINRRIVCSTAAGRYQVMDFNWDSLKYKLKLKDFSPVSQDKIALYFIIQKGAIADVKAGRFENAVCKVGGIWASMPCGNNYGQNPKSMGKLKFMYQYRLVNYVKYYKSIEKKRKPSLKWENITIVR, encoded by the coding sequence TTGAATTTAAGACTTATTAGCCTAGAACGGCTGAGGTTTTGGGGTGTATTATTTCTAGGGTTATTGCTACTTCCCTTATCTTCGGAAGCGGTGCTATCTGCTGATGTCAAAGTACTTAGGGTTAAAGCTTTTCTCGATACGATCGCATGGGCAGAAACAGGCACAGTAGCTAAGAAAGGATACCACATCTTGGTTTTTAATGGTAAATTTAGCAACTTTTCTAAACACCCAAAAATTAAACAATGTGCCTCAATCAACAGACGCATCGTTTGTTCAACGGCGGCTGGGCGCTACCAAGTCATGGATTTTAATTGGGATAGCTTAAAATATAAGTTGAAATTAAAAGATTTTTCACCAGTTTCTCAAGACAAAATAGCATTATATTTTATTATCCAAAAAGGTGCGATCGCAGATGTAAAAGCTGGACGCTTTGAAAATGCTGTCTGCAAAGTTGGTGGTATTTGGGCATCTATGCCATGTGGGAACAACTACGGGCAAAATCCTAAATCAATGGGTAAACTCAAATTTATGTACCAATACCGATTAGTTAATTACGTGAAATATTACAAGTCCATCGAGAAAAAACGTAAACCTTCCTTGAAGTGGGAAAATATTACAATTGTTCGATAA